A region from the Lentimonas sp. CC4 genome encodes:
- a CDS encoding ion transporter, whose product MTSRLRSHWRRIIFQSTRWDEKAFDVFLIIAISLSVIVVMLESVPSISSELRRALYFVEWGITILFTLEYILRLYVSLRPLRYARSFFGVVDLLSILPTYLDLLLPGAHYLALLRVLRVLRIFRVLKLAKYIGEANVLIHALRSSLRKIAVFIFTVIVLVLILGSLMYLIEGEEHGFTSIPKSVYWAIVTLTTVGYGDISPQTPLGQLFASFIMITGYGIIAVPTAIVTAEMTHAHSSRDEISAREAEPSICPACGWEDHDHDAAFCKVCGDRLPPDPQFKK is encoded by the coding sequence ATGACCAGCCGATTAAGATCCCATTGGAGACGTATCATCTTCCAGTCGACTCGCTGGGATGAGAAGGCCTTTGATGTTTTCTTAATCATCGCGATTTCGTTGAGCGTGATCGTGGTGATGCTGGAGAGTGTTCCTTCGATTAGTTCAGAACTGCGCCGGGCGCTGTATTTTGTCGAATGGGGGATCACGATCCTCTTTACGCTGGAGTATATATTGCGTCTGTATGTGTCGTTGAGGCCGTTGCGCTATGCGCGAAGCTTTTTCGGGGTAGTGGATTTGCTGTCGATTTTGCCAACGTATTTGGACCTATTGTTGCCTGGTGCGCACTATTTAGCGCTGCTTCGTGTATTGCGTGTGTTACGCATCTTCCGAGTGCTGAAGCTGGCAAAGTATATCGGTGAGGCGAATGTGTTAATCCATGCCTTGAGGTCGAGTTTGCGTAAGATCGCGGTGTTTATCTTTACCGTGATCGTGCTGGTTCTGATTCTGGGATCGTTGATGTATCTGATCGAAGGTGAGGAGCATGGCTTTACTAGTATCCCTAAAAGTGTGTATTGGGCGATCGTTACGCTGACGACTGTGGGGTATGGCGACATCTCTCCGCAGACGCCGCTGGGGCAACTCTTTGCTTCCTTCATCATGATTACAGGTTATGGCATTATTGCGGTGCCTACGGCGATTGTGACAGCAGAGATGACGCATGCCCATTCGTCACGTGATGAGATTTCTGCGCGCGAAGCAGAGCCTTCGATCTGCCCTGCCTGTGGGTGGGAGGATCACGATCATGACGCGGCGTTTTGTAAGGTGTGCGGTGATCGATTGCCGCCTGATCCTCAATTTAAGAAGTAG
- a CDS encoding iron ABC transporter permease — MPTQPQPHLTTRRVALFVLLVLGVIGVALLSACLGSQPLAPKVILQAITGSPEVNDVLRQIIIEFRLPRIATAILAGAALSTAGLMMQTIFRNPLADPFVLGVNSGASLGVAIVILLLAPIGISLTESLSLSGQTLIVFASTCGAAVTLMITLTMSRRVDVMTLLILGLMMSYAIGALVSILMFFSMAERLQSFMNWSFGNYGNVSWNQMIVFAPAICIGLIITLLFMKPLDALLLGEHYAESVGTRTKQVRFFILLSASLLAGTVTGFCGPIGFLGIAAPHLSRSLFNSSSHRILIPATICVGALISLTADLIARGPGLDVSLPLNAITALIGAPVIILALIKQRNMKRLFG; from the coding sequence ATGCCCACGCAACCACAGCCGCATCTCACAACACGAAGAGTCGCCCTCTTCGTGCTACTTGTGCTAGGCGTAATCGGCGTCGCCTTGCTCAGCGCCTGCTTGGGCTCACAACCGCTGGCTCCAAAGGTCATCCTGCAAGCCATCACTGGATCTCCCGAGGTCAACGACGTGCTGCGACAGATCATCATTGAGTTTCGCCTACCGCGTATCGCCACCGCAATCCTCGCCGGCGCCGCACTCTCCACCGCCGGCCTGATGATGCAGACCATCTTTCGAAACCCGTTGGCCGACCCGTTTGTGTTGGGCGTTAACTCTGGCGCTAGCCTGGGCGTCGCGATTGTCATACTACTGCTCGCCCCCATCGGCATCAGTCTTACTGAAAGCCTCAGCTTGTCAGGGCAAACCCTTATCGTCTTCGCCTCCACTTGTGGCGCCGCGGTGACTCTGATGATCACCCTCACCATGTCACGCCGCGTCGATGTCATGACGCTCCTCATCCTCGGTCTCATGATGAGTTACGCGATTGGTGCACTGGTCAGCATTCTCATGTTCTTCAGCATGGCCGAGCGCCTGCAGTCATTCATGAACTGGTCGTTCGGCAACTATGGCAACGTCAGCTGGAATCAAATGATCGTTTTCGCCCCAGCCATTTGTATTGGACTCATCATTACACTGCTGTTCATGAAACCACTCGACGCACTACTCCTCGGTGAGCATTACGCCGAAAGCGTAGGCACCCGCACCAAACAAGTGCGCTTCTTCATCTTGCTGTCCGCATCACTACTCGCGGGCACCGTCACAGGCTTCTGCGGGCCAATCGGCTTTCTCGGCATCGCCGCCCCACACCTCAGCCGCAGTCTGTTTAATTCAAGCAGTCACCGTATCCTAATTCCCGCTACCATTTGTGTCGGCGCACTAATATCACTCACAGCGGATCTCATCGCACGCGGCCCAGGTCTCGACGTCTCGTTACCGCTCAATGCCATCACCGCATTGATCGGCGCACCAGTGATCATACTCGCCCTCATCAAACAGCGTAACATGAAGCGCCTATTCGGATGA
- a CDS encoding ABC transporter substrate-binding protein: MTYPLFLQHLSRILLSLGFGFLIATKAAVAADTVEFDYAQNLQIEDFPTHRLITVKNISRNSKERFRYALVPKGQAVPKLPKGAMLIRTPVERVVVMATTFVGYIDTLGLQESLVGVATPDFINNLEVHERIDAGQIIAVQTGQSLEIERMLLLQPDLILTSSSGNPLFDVHPQLARSGLPVVLSASYMEQHPLARSEWIKFIAAFYQQDAQADLIFDQIAERYNQLVANTKEIQPRPTVFSGAPYASAWHVPGGQSYMAKAIADAGGDYIWADDTTSGGIPLDFERVFLKAANADIWINPSSYRDLKSLFSADQRFMHFQAAKDGQIYNSCKQFNLTGGNNIWERGIVHPDEVLADMIKIFHPDLAKDHEFIYYEQLN, translated from the coding sequence ATGACCTACCCACTCTTCTTACAGCACCTTTCCCGAATCCTTCTAAGCCTTGGTTTCGGGTTTCTTATCGCGACTAAAGCAGCCGTAGCCGCCGACACCGTTGAATTCGACTACGCGCAAAATCTGCAGATAGAGGACTTCCCGACCCACCGGCTAATCACGGTGAAAAACATCAGCCGTAACTCCAAAGAGCGCTTTCGCTATGCACTCGTCCCCAAGGGGCAGGCCGTGCCCAAACTCCCGAAAGGTGCGATGCTCATTCGCACGCCCGTCGAGCGCGTGGTCGTCATGGCCACCACCTTTGTGGGCTATATTGACACGCTCGGCCTTCAAGAATCCTTGGTCGGCGTTGCCACCCCTGATTTCATAAACAACCTCGAAGTGCACGAGCGCATTGATGCGGGTCAAATCATTGCAGTGCAAACTGGGCAAAGTTTAGAAATCGAGCGCATGCTCTTGCTACAGCCCGACCTCATTCTCACCAGTTCTTCCGGCAACCCACTGTTTGATGTCCACCCCCAACTCGCGCGTTCCGGCTTACCGGTCGTGCTCTCTGCGAGTTACATGGAGCAGCACCCACTCGCCCGCTCAGAGTGGATTAAATTCATTGCTGCATTTTACCAACAAGACGCACAGGCCGACCTCATATTCGATCAAATCGCCGAACGTTACAACCAACTCGTCGCCAACACCAAAGAGATCCAACCGCGTCCCACCGTCTTTAGCGGCGCACCCTATGCCAGCGCATGGCATGTGCCAGGCGGGCAGAGCTACATGGCCAAAGCCATTGCCGATGCCGGCGGCGACTACATCTGGGCCGACGACACCACCAGCGGGGGCATCCCACTCGACTTTGAACGTGTGTTCCTCAAAGCAGCCAACGCCGACATCTGGATCAACCCCAGCAGCTACCGCGACCTCAAATCACTCTTCTCTGCCGACCAGCGCTTCATGCACTTTCAGGCAGCCAAAGACGGTCAGATCTACAACAGCTGCAAACAGTTCAACCTCACTGGCGGCAACAACATCTGGGAGCGTGGCATCGTGCACCCCGACGAAGTGCTGGCCGACATGATCAAAATTTTTCACCCCGATCTAGCCAAAGACCACGAGTTCATCTACTACGAGCAACTCAATTAG
- a CDS encoding cob(I)yrinic acid a,c-diamide adenosyltransferase codes for MAGNISTRAGDKGKTGVGGGGRVDKDDARIECLGDLDEANSSLGLLRSKLPADHPWEDGLRRIQTEMMNLMAHVATPSEVDPRPASPLPTESSIWMEGWMKQIEDELASVTEYFLLPGGNEVCALCHMARTISRRAERRLVTLNKADPVDPSVMQFVNRLSDLLFKLSREESHKQGLTEDRWRLFRPNRKK; via the coding sequence ATGGCAGGTAACATATCCACACGCGCAGGCGACAAAGGTAAAACAGGCGTCGGCGGCGGCGGTCGTGTCGACAAAGACGACGCACGTATCGAGTGCCTCGGCGACCTCGACGAAGCAAACAGTTCACTCGGCTTACTCCGCAGCAAGCTCCCCGCAGACCATCCTTGGGAAGACGGCTTGAGGCGCATTCAAACTGAGATGATGAATCTCATGGCACACGTAGCGACTCCCTCCGAGGTCGACCCACGCCCAGCCTCCCCACTCCCAACGGAGTCCTCCATCTGGATGGAAGGTTGGATGAAGCAGATCGAAGACGAACTCGCCAGCGTCACCGAATATTTCCTCCTCCCTGGCGGTAACGAAGTCTGCGCCCTGTGCCACATGGCACGCACTATCTCACGCCGCGCCGAGCGCCGCTTAGTCACACTCAACAAGGCCGACCCCGTCGACCCGAGTGTCATGCAATTCGTCAATCGTCTATCCGACCTACTCTTTAAGCTCTCACGCGAAGAGTCACACAAACAAGGACTCACCGAAGACCGTTGGCGCCTCTTCCGCCCCAATCGTAAAAAATAA
- a CDS encoding ABC transporter ATP-binding protein, which yields MNTVNTVPKLNVEDLVIGYQVKGQSQATLKALNLAIQGGEFICLLGPNGTGKSTLIRTLAGVQAPLSGNLQLQGKDFHAITPRERARMVSIVFTDSMPIGMMDAYAFAALGRHPYSGWLGGLNDHDHIRIQWALEAVGAEALSQRQVAELSDGERQKVSIARALAQESQLMLLDEPTAFLDLPRRVELMRILRDLSHREQIGMLLSTHDLDLALRYADRLWLITPDGELIQGAPESLALSGELERAFANENLDWDPEAGAFRTHKTPCVMVALSGEGPAALWTSRAFARLGIGITEDANHAFFSTTISQHESKTSWVVTKGSDTHTFTCIEDLVDWIRQLGECHTAPK from the coding sequence ATGAACACCGTAAACACAGTCCCAAAGCTAAATGTCGAAGACCTAGTCATCGGCTATCAAGTGAAAGGCCAATCACAGGCCACACTGAAAGCATTGAACCTCGCGATTCAAGGCGGTGAATTCATCTGCCTGCTCGGCCCAAACGGCACAGGCAAATCCACACTCATTCGAACCCTCGCAGGCGTGCAAGCCCCACTAAGTGGCAACTTACAACTACAAGGCAAAGACTTCCACGCCATCACTCCACGTGAACGCGCCCGCATGGTCAGCATCGTCTTCACCGATAGTATGCCCATCGGCATGATGGATGCCTACGCCTTCGCCGCACTCGGGCGTCACCCCTACTCTGGTTGGCTCGGAGGGCTCAACGACCACGATCACATACGCATTCAATGGGCACTCGAAGCCGTCGGCGCTGAAGCACTGAGTCAGCGACAAGTCGCCGAACTCAGCGATGGCGAACGCCAAAAGGTATCGATCGCCCGCGCCCTAGCGCAAGAGTCGCAACTCATGCTCCTCGATGAGCCAACGGCCTTTCTCGACCTGCCGCGTCGCGTCGAGTTGATGCGTATTTTGCGTGACCTCTCACACCGCGAACAAATCGGCATGCTACTTTCGACGCATGACCTAGATCTCGCGCTACGCTACGCAGATCGCCTCTGGCTGATCACACCCGATGGCGAACTCATCCAAGGCGCCCCCGAATCACTCGCACTCAGCGGCGAGCTTGAACGCGCCTTCGCCAATGAAAACTTGGATTGGGATCCCGAGGCCGGCGCCTTCCGCACCCATAAAACACCGTGCGTAATGGTCGCACTCTCCGGCGAAGGCCCTGCCGCACTATGGACAAGCCGCGCCTTCGCTCGCCTCGGAATCGGCATCACCGAAGATGCCAACCACGCATTTTTCAGCACAACCATTTCCCAGCACGAAAGCAAAACAAGCTGGGTCGTCACTAAGGGCTCGGACACACACACCTTCACTTGCATCGAAGATCTCGTGGATTGGATACGCCAACTCGGCGAATGCCACACTGCACCGAAATGA
- the cbiB gene encoding adenosylcobinamide-phosphate synthase CbiB, with protein sequence MDIVTLIACILGLALDLIFGDPRKMPHLVKLAGNLISQLETFWAKQLGRTVFSGIVLWFSLMVIMLGGYLLLRSLLSSINPWLTLPLDAIVVFQSVAFTDLTKHVAAIADALSVSIEKARERVSWIVGRDTSRMDEDAVCRAAIESGSENYNDGAIAPLFWLLVFGPAGALFFRLCNTLDAMIGHRTARFEKIGKLSARMDDVLNFIPARLCSLITFGSWDFRAWWQLRSDAKKHPSWNAGWPEAAMAKRLGIVIGGEMYKDGKLLHTKTMNSGAPQPTANDIRRSIAVMRRTYTFALLFSITLMTLQVAL encoded by the coding sequence ATGGATATCGTGACGCTCATCGCCTGCATTCTAGGACTTGCACTGGATCTGATCTTCGGAGACCCACGCAAGATGCCGCACCTAGTCAAACTGGCTGGCAATTTAATCAGCCAGCTTGAAACGTTTTGGGCAAAGCAACTCGGGCGAACGGTTTTCAGCGGCATCGTGTTATGGTTCAGCCTCATGGTCATTATGCTCGGCGGCTACCTGCTGCTGCGTAGCTTACTCAGCAGTATTAACCCGTGGCTTACCCTACCGCTCGATGCCATTGTCGTCTTTCAATCCGTTGCCTTTACCGATTTAACGAAGCACGTCGCCGCCATTGCGGACGCACTCAGTGTTAGTATTGAAAAAGCACGCGAACGTGTCTCATGGATCGTTGGCCGTGATACCAGCCGTATGGATGAAGATGCGGTCTGTCGCGCAGCCATCGAAAGTGGCTCCGAGAATTACAATGATGGCGCGATCGCCCCACTCTTTTGGCTCTTAGTATTTGGGCCCGCGGGCGCACTCTTCTTTAGGCTCTGCAACACGCTCGATGCCATGATCGGGCATCGCACTGCGCGCTTCGAAAAAATCGGCAAACTGTCCGCCCGCATGGACGACGTCTTAAATTTCATTCCCGCTCGTCTCTGCAGCCTCATCACCTTTGGTAGCTGGGACTTCCGCGCATGGTGGCAGTTACGCTCCGATGCGAAAAAACACCCAAGCTGGAATGCTGGCTGGCCCGAAGCCGCCATGGCAAAGCGACTAGGTATCGTGATTGGTGGCGAAATGTATAAAGACGGCAAACTGCTCCACACCAAAACGATGAACTCAGGGGCACCACAACCCACTGCCAATGACATCCGTCGCAGTATCGCCGTCATGCGCCGCACCTATACCTTTGCACTCTTATTTTCAATTACGCTGATGACCTTGCAGGTCGCACTCTAA
- a CDS encoding adenosylcobinamide amidohydrolase — MKLDTFYNHVDLYRKEKIVYAHFLKPHRVLSTSRMNGGVHENLDYLVNHQSCEPCKHSDTDLVEVYVKDPARYMKRITSKAGIETTKAAILSTAANMNNAATQRATFNGLEVVAVCTAGVGGNAGRAGDPASYEQTADGVKSLGRPTPPAGTIISMLFINQELTPGALLIAATVATEAKTAVLHELSTPSRYSGSLATGTGTDQIGIAAQLGTEVVHHDANKHSKLGELIGQAMEGALRQALNLQCGMTPDARRSSIVQLERFGDTQERFIADITAALPEAARTLFTENFLAINHDPVTVGAVQACVHLKDQITWGVLPESCAKDSLLYQAGLIARAVCGKALAPETFLTNWNTGDLTHSNDDFLQLIHQAFATGFALKWQGRFED; from the coding sequence ATGAAACTAGACACATTTTACAACCACGTAGACCTCTACCGCAAAGAGAAGATCGTCTACGCGCATTTCCTCAAACCGCATCGCGTGCTCTCAACCAGCCGTATGAATGGCGGCGTGCACGAAAACCTCGACTACTTGGTGAATCATCAATCCTGCGAGCCGTGTAAGCACAGCGACACTGATCTAGTGGAAGTCTATGTCAAAGACCCAGCGCGCTACATGAAGCGAATCACCTCCAAGGCTGGTATCGAAACGACCAAAGCGGCAATTCTAAGCACTGCGGCCAACATGAACAATGCCGCCACCCAACGCGCCACATTCAACGGCCTCGAAGTCGTCGCCGTGTGCACCGCAGGCGTAGGTGGCAATGCAGGACGTGCAGGCGACCCCGCCAGCTACGAGCAAACCGCCGATGGCGTCAAATCGCTCGGTCGCCCCACTCCGCCCGCAGGCACCATCATCAGCATGCTCTTCATCAATCAGGAGCTCACTCCCGGTGCCCTGCTGATCGCGGCCACCGTCGCCACCGAAGCGAAAACAGCGGTCTTGCACGAATTAAGCACCCCATCGCGCTACTCCGGTAGCCTCGCCACTGGCACTGGCACCGATCAAATCGGCATCGCCGCACAACTCGGCACCGAAGTCGTCCATCACGATGCCAACAAACACTCAAAGCTGGGCGAGCTCATTGGCCAAGCCATGGAAGGCGCACTCCGCCAAGCACTCAATTTGCAATGCGGTATGACACCTGACGCGCGACGCTCCTCAATCGTGCAGCTAGAACGCTTCGGCGACACGCAAGAACGCTTCATCGCTGACATCACAGCCGCGCTGCCCGAAGCGGCACGCACTTTGTTTACTGAAAACTTTCTAGCGATCAACCACGACCCCGTCACCGTCGGGGCCGTGCAAGCCTGCGTGCACTTGAAAGATCAAATCACTTGGGGCGTGCTGCCTGAGAGTTGCGCGAAAGACAGCCTACTCTATCAAGCCGGTCTGATCGCCCGCGCGGTATGCGGTAAGGCGCTTGCCCCCGAAACTTTCCTAACCAACTGGAACACAGGCGACTTAACCCACTCCAACGACGACTTTCTACAACTCATCCATCAAGCCTTCGCCACCGGGTTTGCCCTCAAATGGCAAGGACGGTTCGAAGACTGA
- a CDS encoding TonB-dependent receptor, translated as MTYTTKLSIASAIAAFAGSVCLHADDQPARNQDTADASPELADYVVVAHTYEVPLDEVGSKVELITREDLEIGQSVFVTDALREVPSVLVRNNGGMGNAFGMTIRGLNGDNPVVFVDGIKVSNPMTGRMLNPGLIFSDTIESIELLKGPQSSLYGADALAGVLNMTTRKPAEGETNTIIKAGYGTDDTRQASASLLMNEGKWDLSMSLNRYSSDGYSSLSGDNEDDGYKNTAANLKVGYAVNDDLELYLASYYIDSEADYDTSLADNSGKNDSEQIFAKTGAIFQATDIWETQLSFAYTGVDNEDKNDTWGKTPFKADRYETEWRNVVTVNESWTLASGAGYEHNENRDTHEFRSNASYYVDNNFEVIENLFWTIGGRYDHPSGYSDKKTWRTTFSYLVEPINSRFHGSYGTSFKAPSLYNLTYNPDLKHQEGEGWDIGVEVTLFEDTVIFDVTAFGYDIDDKMTWDPTAPGAWPGWPGAMVNENYESDGVETSLIWKIQPDLTFRGSYTYTDATSDVNKEPLYTPKHQASVSLTWRTLEDKLDLKGSVLYIGERNAQFGSTEESPDYATVNLAAQYAISEVWTVWTSANNILDKDYEEIVGYGTPGFNMMAGVRVNF; from the coding sequence ATGACATACACAACAAAACTCAGCATCGCATCAGCGATCGCAGCATTCGCAGGCTCCGTCTGCCTCCATGCTGACGATCAGCCTGCGCGTAATCAGGACACCGCCGATGCCTCTCCAGAACTCGCCGACTACGTAGTCGTCGCCCACACCTACGAGGTGCCCCTCGATGAAGTCGGCAGTAAGGTCGAACTCATCACCCGTGAAGACCTTGAGATCGGTCAAAGCGTATTTGTAACCGACGCATTACGCGAAGTGCCTAGTGTTTTGGTCCGTAACAATGGCGGCATGGGTAACGCTTTCGGCATGACCATTCGTGGCCTCAATGGGGATAATCCCGTCGTCTTCGTCGATGGCATCAAAGTCAGTAACCCAATGACAGGGCGCATGCTCAACCCCGGTTTGATCTTCAGTGACACCATCGAAAGCATTGAATTACTCAAAGGCCCTCAGAGCTCACTCTACGGAGCCGATGCACTCGCTGGAGTGCTCAACATGACCACTCGAAAGCCAGCCGAAGGTGAGACAAATACTATCATCAAAGCTGGCTACGGCACAGACGATACACGTCAGGCGTCAGCCAGCCTACTCATGAACGAAGGCAAGTGGGACCTTTCAATGAGCCTAAATCGCTACAGCAGTGACGGCTACTCCTCGCTATCTGGCGATAATGAAGACGACGGTTACAAGAATACCGCCGCCAACCTAAAAGTCGGATACGCGGTGAACGACGACTTAGAACTCTATCTAGCCAGCTACTATATCGACTCCGAAGCAGACTACGACACTTCCCTCGCAGACAACAGCGGCAAGAATGATTCTGAACAGATCTTTGCAAAAACGGGAGCCATTTTCCAAGCGACCGACATTTGGGAAACGCAACTCAGCTTTGCTTACACTGGCGTCGATAATGAAGATAAAAACGACACTTGGGGCAAAACCCCCTTCAAGGCAGATCGCTACGAAACAGAATGGCGTAACGTGGTCACCGTAAACGAGTCATGGACCCTTGCCAGTGGTGCGGGATATGAACACAACGAGAATCGTGATACCCACGAGTTTCGCAGTAATGCTTCCTACTACGTAGATAATAACTTTGAAGTCATCGAGAACCTATTCTGGACAATCGGCGGTCGCTACGATCATCCTAGTGGCTATAGCGATAAAAAGACTTGGCGCACGACATTCAGCTACCTAGTTGAGCCAATCAACTCACGCTTCCACGGTTCCTACGGCACATCATTCAAAGCTCCATCCCTTTATAATCTGACTTACAACCCCGACTTGAAACATCAAGAAGGTGAAGGTTGGGATATCGGCGTCGAAGTCACACTCTTCGAAGACACTGTCATCTTTGATGTCACCGCATTTGGCTACGACATTGATGACAAAATGACTTGGGATCCTACGGCTCCAGGTGCTTGGCCAGGATGGCCGGGAGCCATGGTAAATGAGAACTACGAAAGTGATGGCGTCGAAACGTCACTGATCTGGAAGATTCAACCCGACCTGACCTTTCGCGGCAGCTATACCTACACCGATGCCACAAGCGACGTAAACAAAGAGCCTCTCTACACACCCAAGCATCAAGCGAGCGTCAGTCTCACTTGGCGCACACTAGAAGACAAGCTAGACCTCAAAGGTTCGGTTCTCTACATCGGTGAGCGTAATGCTCAATTCGGTTCGACCGAAGAATCCCCCGACTACGCAACAGTCAATCTGGCAGCACAATATGCGATTTCAGAGGTGTGGACAGTTTGGACATCGGCAAACAACATCCTAGATAAAGACTACGAAGAGATCGTCGGCTACGGCACACCAGGCTTCAACATGATGGCCGGCGTGCGTGTGAACTTCTAA
- a CDS encoding transcriptional repressor, giving the protein MANTQQRAVILSVLKEAGRPITREELLELGRRKLPRLGSATVNRAIREMTETFQIIGVVFPGQPRRYELPAEKEHPHFICRGCDKVFDLPVAMQLPPVHAPKGFVVTGGEVVYSGKCPTCSKKT; this is encoded by the coding sequence ATGGCGAATACTCAACAGCGTGCAGTGATCTTGTCTGTCTTGAAAGAGGCGGGTCGACCGATTACGCGTGAGGAGCTGCTTGAGCTAGGGCGCCGCAAGTTGCCGCGCTTGGGTTCTGCTACGGTGAACCGTGCTATTCGTGAAATGACGGAAACGTTTCAGATCATTGGGGTTGTTTTTCCTGGGCAACCACGTCGTTATGAGTTGCCCGCTGAGAAGGAGCACCCTCACTTCATTTGTCGAGGTTGTGATAAAGTGTTCGATCTTCCTGTGGCGATGCAATTGCCGCCGGTGCATGCACCCAAGGGCTTCGTGGTGACTGGCGGGGAGGTTGTTTATTCGGGCAAGTGCCCTACGTGTTCAAAAAAGACTTAG
- a CDS encoding ATP--cob(I)alamin adenosyltransferase translates to MRPKLSKNRGEVCYPFMYEKSLKCDFEILTDDLCRQVGAILAVMPPEFPVLIAELEKLQPMIYHLNGSIRGKCAVSEEDVVWLRELYLGHRAATEESVSGSVAGFVLPRGGAPVPQLNAGSSAAKRAIRLMVRLYDEENVEIPEVLHRFANVLCNYLFVLTLVVNRARGEVEVPFVSQSYPERKSRVRRNES, encoded by the coding sequence ATGAGACCAAAGCTCAGTAAAAACCGTGGAGAGGTATGTTACCCCTTTATGTATGAGAAATCGCTGAAGTGTGATTTCGAAATTTTAACCGATGATTTGTGTCGTCAGGTGGGTGCGATTCTCGCCGTGATGCCACCAGAGTTTCCGGTCTTGATTGCGGAGCTGGAGAAGCTGCAACCGATGATCTATCATCTGAATGGTTCGATCCGTGGAAAGTGTGCCGTCTCTGAGGAGGATGTCGTATGGCTACGTGAGCTATATTTGGGCCATCGCGCTGCGACCGAAGAGAGTGTGTCGGGGAGTGTCGCAGGTTTCGTGTTGCCGCGTGGTGGCGCGCCCGTGCCTCAGTTGAATGCGGGTAGCTCTGCTGCGAAGCGGGCGATTCGATTGATGGTGCGTTTATATGATGAGGAGAATGTCGAGATCCCTGAGGTGTTGCACCGTTTTGCGAATGTGCTGTGTAACTATTTGTTTGTGCTGACCTTGGTGGTCAATCGCGCACGTGGCGAGGTGGAGGTTCCCTTCGTGAGCCAGAGTTATCCAGAGCGCAAGTCGCGTGTGAGAAGAAACGAGTCGTAA
- a CDS encoding diphthine--ammonia ligase — protein sequence MSTTNERILFSWSSGKDSAMALTAALKQGYQIDSLITVVRHDQSVSVHGVSQDLLRAQASALGLPLIEVEVNEAQSYEIAVSTALREQAAHGIRKIAYGDLYLEDIKQWRERFHKPLGLQCIYPIWQTDTTELAQRFIHFGYKAAVVCVDTKRLGIEFAGRDYDQAFLNDLPKGIDPCGENGEFHTFVYDAPEFSAPIALNRPAPILREFDDPGHRFTFGFCEISQATHSN from the coding sequence ATGTCCACCACCAACGAACGCATACTCTTCTCTTGGTCTAGCGGTAAAGACAGTGCCATGGCATTGACCGCTGCGCTCAAGCAAGGTTACCAGATCGACTCTTTGATCACCGTCGTGCGCCACGACCAAAGCGTCAGCGTGCACGGCGTCTCCCAAGACTTGCTGCGCGCTCAGGCGTCGGCATTGGGGCTCCCGCTCATCGAGGTCGAAGTCAACGAAGCACAATCCTACGAAATCGCCGTCTCCACAGCACTACGTGAACAAGCCGCACACGGCATTCGAAAAATCGCTTACGGCGACCTTTATCTCGAAGACATCAAACAATGGCGTGAGCGCTTTCATAAACCACTCGGCCTCCAATGCATTTACCCGATCTGGCAAACGGACACCACCGAACTGGCTCAACGCTTCATTCACTTCGGCTACAAAGCCGCGGTCGTCTGTGTCGACACCAAGCGGCTCGGCATTGAGTTTGCAGGACGTGACTACGACCAAGCTTTCCTCAATGACCTCCCCAAAGGTATTGATCCCTGCGGTGAGAATGGTGAATTTCACACCTTCGTTTACGATGCACCCGAATTCAGCGCCCCCATCGCCTTAAACAGACCAGCTCCCATCCTACGGGAATTCGACGATCCGGGCCATCGGTTCACCTTTGGATTTTGCGAGATTTCACAGGCCACACACAGCAATTAG